In Chloroflexota bacterium, the genomic window CGGCGTCGACGATGACGATGTTGCCGCCGCTGGTGTTGTTCTTCTTCACGCAGCGCACGTTCATGGAGGGGATCACACTGACGGGGATTAAGGGATGACCATAGACTACGAGCTTCTCGATCGGCTGCGAGGCGGATTGATCGTGTCCTGTCAGGCTCTGGAGGGAGAGCCGTTGCATGGCAGCGAGATCATGGCGCGAATGGCCGTTGCTGCTCGCATCGGAGGGGCGGTTGGGATCCGTGCCAACTCACCGGAGGATGTGGCCGCCATCCGCGCCGCGGTGGATTTGCCCATCATCGGGATCTACAAGGTGCAGGAGCCTGGTTTTGAGGTGTACATCACCCCGCGACTGGAGCACGCCCGCGCGGTGTTGGAGGCTGGGGCGGATATCGTGGCGGTGGATGCCACGGCCCGGCCGCATCCCGAGGCGGAGGATGGCGCCGCGTATATCCGCCAGCTAAAGGCGGCCCTGTCCTGTCCCATCATGGCCGACGTCTCGACGGTGGAGGAGGGCGTGGCGGCCGCGGAGGCCGGGGCCGACCTGGTGGCCACCACCATGTCCGGGTACACGCCGTATAGCGTCCAGCGTAAGGCGCCTGATCTGGAGTTGATCCGGGCCCTGGCCGCCCGGCTGTCCGTTCCCGTGATCGCGGAGGGACGCATCCGCTCGCCGGAGCAGGCGGTGGCCGCTCTGGAGGCGGGCGCCTTCGCCGTGGTGGTGGGAGGGGCCATCACCCGCCCGCAGGAGATCACGCGCTGGTTCGTGCAGGCGATCCGACGATCAGGTCATCGCCCGTTCTGAGGGGGTGTTGGTGGACTTCCCCCATGGTATGTGTTGGAGGAGGGGAGGCGCAATCTCGGCGATCTCGGTACGGGATGTCAGTCTTCCGTGGAAGCGCCTGTTCGAGATGGGCTACTGGATTGAGGTTCGCTTCGCGGACGATTGAGCGGCGAGCCATCGTGATGCCCCCAGGAGGCGGTCACAGCCGCCTCTTTTGCTTTATGGGCGTGCTTCGGCCTCCGAGGGGAATGGCGTCTGATAAAGACTGCCTTTGTCAATCGTCTGGAAAGTTGGTATAATGCCATCAACCCGGTCCCGGATCGGCCTTCGTTCGCCGGAGCAACCACGTGATCGAAAGCGTTGATGGCAGGCTGTATATCATCGGGAAGCCTCCCGAGCCTACGCGCTCCGTTTTGCGTGATCTTTTCGTACGCCTGGCTGAAGAGGCTGGCGGGACGCCCAATCCGGAGCCGCGCCTGACCATTCAGACCATCTATGGCCTCCACCTGGCCGAGGTCGTGCAGGAGCGGGTGGAGACGATCGTCCGTGATCTGCCCCCGATTCATGTGCGCGCGGGGGGGCTGATCGCCTTCGCGCTGCGCACACCGCATCAGCGCCTGGTGATCCCGGTAGAGAAGACGCCCACGCTGCGGTATATCTACCAGGCCATCGCCGAGGAGGTTACGGGGCTGGGTGTGTCCACCCAGCCCTTTAACCTGGAGACGTGGCAGCCTCACATGACGGCCGTGGAGGGGGATTGGGAGGACGCGGAGGCCGTGGCCCGCCAGCTGGCCCCTCAGGTCCCGGATGTCCAGTTCATCATCGATCGCCTGTGGATGAGCGTGCAACGGGCGCCCGGCGTCTGGATGGAGCTGGGCATCTGGCCGTTGCGGGGCAGGCTGCCCGAGGAGCCGACCGATCACGGGGCATAGCAGCGGAGCGATAGATGGACCAGGCGCCCAGTAACAAACAGATCGCCGCGCTGTTACGGCGTATCGGTGGCATCCTGGATATCCTGGGTGAGAACCGATACAAGATCATGGCCTATCGGCGCGCGGCCGACAGCATCGAGTCGTTGCCACGGGACCTGGCCGACTACTGGCGAGAAGGCCGTCTGCGTGAGATCCCGGGCATCGGCGAGGCTCTGTCCGAGAAACTGGACGAGCTGTTGCGCACCGGGCACATGAGCTATCTGGAGAAGCTGGAGCAGCAGGTGCCGCCCGGTGTCGTGGATATGTTGGAGATCCCGGAGGTCGGCCCCAAGACGGCTCGCCTGGTGTGGGAGAAGCTGGGCATCACATCCGTTCAGCAGTTGAAGGCAGCCGCCGAGGCCGGTCAGTTGCGCCAGCTGCCCGGCATGGGAGCCAAGACGGAACAGCGCATCCTGGCCGGCATCCAGGCGTTGGAGCGTCGCAGTCGGCGCATCCCCATCGGCGAGGCGCGCCCCGTGGCGTTGGCCCTGCTCCGAGGGCTGATGGAGGGGATCCCCTCGTTGTCCCAGGCGACCGTGGCCGGGTCCCTGCGACGCTGGCGGGAGACCATCGGCGACTTGGACCTGCTGGCCGCGGCGGAGGACCCGGAGCCGGTGATGGAGGTCTTCGTGGGGCTTCCGGATGTGGCCGAGGTGATCCTGCGTGGGACGACGAAAACCTCCATTCGCACCCGTGATGGCCTGCAGGTCGATCTGCGCGTCGTCCCGCCCGAGCGATGGGGCACCGCGCTGCAGTATTTCACCGGATCTCAGGCGCACAATATCGCCCTGCGGGAGCGGGCGTTGAAGTTAGGGTTCAGCCTGAGCGAGTACGCGTTGAAGCGGGATGATGGTAGTGAGCTGCTGTGTTCGGAGGAGGAGTCCGTTTACGAGGCGTTGGGGCTGCCATGGATCCCACCGGAGCTGCGCGAGAACCGGGGTGAGATCGAAGCAGCCGCCGAGGGCCGGTTGCCGAGGCTGATCGAGATGGGCCATCTCCAGGGGGAGCTGCACGCGCATTCCACCTGGAGCGATGGCACGGCGACCATCGAGGAGATGGCTGAGGCGGCCCGGGCACGAGGATATCGCTATCTGGTGATCACCGATCACAGCGAGAGCCTGGGTGTCACCGGTGGCCTGACCGTGGAGCGATTGCGGGAGCAGCGGGCGGAGATCGATCGTCTGAACGAGCGCTGGTCCGATTTCCGCCTCCTGCAGGGCGCCGAGGTCGAGGTGCGGGCGGATGGCACCCTGGATTATCCGGACGAGGTCCTGGCGGAGCTGGATTGCGTGGTCGCCTCGCTGCACACCGGGCTGCGTCAGGATCGGGATCAGATCACCGCTCGTGCTCTGGCCGCGATCCGGAATCCGCACGTGGACGTCCTGGGGCATCCTTCGGGGCGTTTGCTGGGGCGCCGGGAGGAGAGCGCCGTCGATCTGGAGGCGGTGTTGCAGGCGGCCGCCGAGACCGGCGTCGCCATGGAGGTCAACGCCCATCCGTCCCGGCTGGACCTGGATGATGTGCACGTGCGGCGGGCTATCGAGCTGGGCGTGCCGCTGGTCATCAATTGCGATGCACACAGCCCGGCCGACTTCGACTTCATCGAGTATGGTGTGGCAACCGCCCGTCGGGGGTGGGCAACGCCTGACTGTGTGTT contains:
- a CDS encoding carbohydrate ABC transporter permease is translated as ASTMTMLPPLVLFFFTQRTFMEGITLTGIKG
- a CDS encoding N-acetylmannosamine-6-phosphate 2-epimerase, with translation MTIDYELLDRLRGGLIVSCQALEGEPLHGSEIMARMAVAARIGGAVGIRANSPEDVAAIRAAVDLPIIGIYKVQEPGFEVYITPRLEHARAVLEAGADIVAVDATARPHPEAEDGAAYIRQLKAALSCPIMADVSTVEEGVAAAEAGADLVATTMSGYTPYSVQRKAPDLELIRALAARLSVPVIAEGRIRSPEQAVAALEAGAFAVVVGGAITRPQEITRWFVQAIRRSGHRPF
- a CDS encoding 2'-5' RNA ligase family protein produces the protein MIESVDGRLYIIGKPPEPTRSVLRDLFVRLAEEAGGTPNPEPRLTIQTIYGLHLAEVVQERVETIVRDLPPIHVRAGGLIAFALRTPHQRLVIPVEKTPTLRYIYQAIAEEVTGLGVSTQPFNLETWQPHMTAVEGDWEDAEAVARQLAPQVPDVQFIIDRLWMSVQRAPGVWMELGIWPLRGRLPEEPTDHGA
- the polX gene encoding DNA polymerase/3'-5' exonuclease PolX, with protein sequence MDQAPSNKQIAALLRRIGGILDILGENRYKIMAYRRAADSIESLPRDLADYWREGRLREIPGIGEALSEKLDELLRTGHMSYLEKLEQQVPPGVVDMLEIPEVGPKTARLVWEKLGITSVQQLKAAAEAGQLRQLPGMGAKTEQRILAGIQALERRSRRIPIGEARPVALALLRGLMEGIPSLSQATVAGSLRRWRETIGDLDLLAAAEDPEPVMEVFVGLPDVAEVILRGTTKTSIRTRDGLQVDLRVVPPERWGTALQYFTGSQAHNIALRERALKLGFSLSEYALKRDDGSELLCSEEESVYEALGLPWIPPELRENRGEIEAAAEGRLPRLIEMGHLQGELHAHSTWSDGTATIEEMAEAARARGYRYLVITDHSESLGVTGGLTVERLREQRAEIDRLNERWSDFRLLQGAEVEVRADGTLDYPDEVLAELDCVVASLHTGLRQDRDQITARALAAIRNPHVDVLGHPSGRLLGRREESAVDLEAVLQAAAETGVAMEVNAHPSRLDLDDVHVRRAIELGVPLVINCDAHSPADFDFIEYGVATARRGWATPDCVLNTLSLDRLEQWLRSRGGRG